CGGGTTCGTACGCGCTGACAGACCGGTCGAGTTGCCGTTCGTCGACGACGTGGAGACTGATCCCGGTCGAGCCGTCGGGGTTCTCCACGGGCATCTCCGCCCAGATGCTCCGGAGGTCGGCCCGTTCGGATCCGTCGAGGGGTTCGATCCCCCTGCCGTAGAGCACCTGCACGTAGAGGTCCTTTCGCCCGACGCTCGCGTTCGGCAACGGCACCCCGCCGGGTGTCTCGCCCGCACGCTCCCAATCGTCGAGGAGCCTGTCGCCGTCGCGGTCGGGGCTGGGCCGCGGGAGGGCGGTCCCGGCGACGGGTTCGCCGTCGGCCGTCGCCTCCTTCGAGAGATCGACGGCGTCGCCATCCATCTCGGCGATCGCGCCGGTTCCGGCGGCGACGTCCTGCAGTGCCCCTTTGGAATCGACGAGCGTCACCAGCGTCGGCGCGGTCACGACGACGAGCAGGAGCGAGAAGATGACCATCACTTTCCCGAACGTGCTCTTCGGCGCGACGCGCCGCCAGCCGCGCCGGAGGGCGCGAAGGAGCCGGACGCTCACGGGGACGACGACCCGGACGATGAGCACGACTGCGAGCGCCGCAAGGAGCACCATCGCACCGACCACGGCGGCGGTGACGTCCGGGGACGGCAACGCCGTCGGCCACCACGGTGGCGCGGCGACTGTGGTGAGAGTCTCAGTCCCGAGTTTCAGGACGGCCGGCACGGCGGCTGTGACGATCGACTGCACTGCCACCCGGTTCTGGGCCGCCGGTGAAAAACACAGCCTTCAAAATATCTATTTTGATAAGAAGTATTTGAACCGTTAATAAAGGCTACTTAAATCAGGCCAGCGTCGGTGGCCGGCAGCACCGGATGGGTTACGCGACGTACTCGTACTTCCGCTCGTTCATCCGGCCCCAGCCGGCGAAGACGAACTCGCCGCCGGGTTGAGTGAACTCCTCGACGTCGATCTCCTTGTCGTGGTTGTGGACGTCGTGGACCTGTTCGTACTCGTCGAACGAGAGGTCGTACCGGCGGGCGATCTGTTCGTCGATGTTCAGCTGCTGGATCTCCTCCTTCCAGCCTTCCCGGACGGTTTCGGCGTGGATCTCCGCCTGCGCGCCCGAACCGTAGGAGCCGACGAGGAGTCGTTCGCCCGAGAGCCCTCGGCCGGTCTCGGCGGCCATCTTGAGCGCGGACGCGCGCGCGATGTGGACCGACCCGGTGTACCAGTTGCCCACCTGGCCCGCGAGCGTGAGCGTCGGGTCGATCGTGCGGGCGTACCAGTCGCGGTACTGTTCCGTGCCCTTGAGCCCGTCCATGTAGTCACGGATGGCGTCCTCGTACGCCTCCCAGGAGTCGAACTCGTCCTCGCGGGGTTGGCGACCGATCTCGGCGGCGAGGTCGTCTTCGATCTCGGTGTCGCGCGTCATGTGCCGGTAGCCGAGGAGCGCGGCCCGGCGGACCATCCCCGGAAACGGCGTGTGGAACGGGATGTACGCGAAGTCGTCGGAGTGGGTACGGCCGACGACCGACTCGTAATCCTCCAGGGCCTCGCGCATGCGCGCGAGATACACCTTCATCGACCGCTTTCCGTCGACCGACGGGAACTGCTGGTTCGGCTTGAGGAAGTCCGTCTCGTCGGCGCTCCCGTAGCCCTGTTCGGTCGAGAGTTCGACCACGTCGGGCTCCTCGGAGATGAGCATCGCCACCGCGCCTGCCCCCTGGGTCGCCTCGCCCGGGTCCCCCCTCGCATAGAGCGCGGTGTCGGTGGCGATCACCAGCGCAGACCGGCCGCGGTGTCTCCCCGCCTTGATCCAGTTGTACGCGTCGTCGATACTCTGGGTGCCGGCGACGCACGCGAACTTCCGCTCGCCCTTGTTCGCGTGGTGGAAATCGCCCTCGAACGTCTGTTCGAGACAGCCGGCGATGTACGTCGAGACGGGCTTGGAGTTGTCGAACGCCGACTCGGTGGCGACGTCGATCCGGCCGATGTCGTCGGGCGCGAGCCCGCGGCGGTCCATCAGCCGTTTTGCGGCGTTGGCACCCATCGTCACGATATCCTCGTAGACGTCGGGCATCGACGAGGCGTGGAGACCGAGCCCCTTCGTGTACTTCTCGGGGTCGTCCCCCTTCGTCGGCGCGAACGTATTGGGGAGGTCGAGTTTGAGTTTGCCGGTCCAGATCTCGATGGCGTCGATACCCACACTTGTCATGACTGCGTGTTACTGCGGAGGGGCATATGGGTTTGTCGATGGCTATTTCGTCGGTCGTCGAACCCCCTCACTCGACCGTGTTTTTGTACTTGCTCGACCGCGGCGTGTACGCGCCGTCGGGCCGGATGTCGAGTCGCTTGTCGCCGGTGAGTTTGAACCCGTCGAGGGAGACGGTCCCGGCACCGGTGACGTCGGCGACCGCATCCTGCCACTGGGAGGCGGTCGCGAGATCAGCGTCGCGGATGTCGATGTCACCGGCCGTGGCGGTAAGCGTGAGCCCCCGGTTCGTGCTTTCGAGGCCCCCGCCGCTCACGTCGATCGACGTTCCCGTGATCGAGAGCGTGTTCGCCGACCGGAACACCGTGGTCCCGGCCGCCTCGACGGGGCCGCTCGCGTCGATCGACACCGCATTGTTGTCCGAGGTCACGGTGGCGCCGCGGAGGTGGACCGCGTTGCCCGACACGTCGACGGCACTGGTCCCCGAACTGAGAGTCGCGTCGTCGGCGGTCATGTCGCCGCCAGCGTCGACCCGAACGGCGTTGTTGTCGGCGGTCACCGTCGCGGCCGTGAGGTCGAGCGTCGCCCCGGAGAGTTCGATCTTGCTCGTCGCGGAGTCGAACGTCGTCCCGTTCACGTCGATGTCGCCACTGGCGTCGACCGTGATCGGGCCGTTCCGCGCATCGACGGTCGCCCCGCCAAGGGCCATCGCCGCAGCCGTGAGCGACACTGCGCTCGTGTCCGAGTCGAACGTCGCACCGTGGGCGACGATGTCGCCGGCAGCATCGATCATCACGGCTCCGTTCTGCCCGGATAGCGTGTCGCCGGTGCCGACGTACACCGCCCCGCTTCGGGCGACCACGTCGACGGTGCTCGTCGTCGACGTCAGCCCCACGTCGACATCGACGCTGTCGGCCTCCAGCCTGACCTTCCCGTTCCGCGCCCGCAGTTCGCCCCCGCTCACACTGTCCGGAACGACCAATATCGGCCCCGATGGAGCGCTGTACGCGACGTCGCCGTTGTCGTTGTCTGTGAGATCGACCTTCGTATCGGCTGTCCCGCTGTCGTAGAGGCGGTTTCCGTCGTAGTCGAGGTACGCAGACCCAGGGTCGCGCGTCCCACCGCCACCACCACCGCCACCGCCACCACCGCCACCGCCACCACCGCCACCACCAGCCACGGCAGTCGGCGGTTCGTACTCCGGCGCGAGCGCTCCCCTCTCTTTGTCGTCGATCGTCACGGGGCTGTTGAACGGAACCGACCCCGTGGCGTTGTGGACGACGAGCACCCGGAGGCGGTCGCCGTCCGCGTAGTTCGCGGTCGAGTTCCACGTGTACGTCCACGTCTCGCCGGCGTCGAACGTCGCGGCTGTCGATCCCGTCAGGGTGCCCGCGGAGAGCGTCGGCCGCGTTTCGTTCCCACCCTCGTCACGGAGGACGACGAACACCTCGTCGGTGTCGAACGCGGTCCCGCCGCCGTGGGTGACGGTGACGGTGACGTTCCCCGCCGCCGGCGTGAGGCCAACGTCGAGCGCCACGCGTGGCTCGGGGTCGTCACCGAGCGACCCGAGATAGAACACCCCGAACGTGCTGATCGCGACGACGACGAGCCCCGTGAGGAGGACGACACCGACGCCCTCGATCTGTCCCCGTCGCGTGTCGGCATCGCTCATCGGTGCTCGTAGGAACACCGGGTATATATGCTTCGGCCTCCCGATACCAACGCTGGTAACGCTGTCTCCGCCCGTCTCTCGTGCGAGCGCGCTCGAACCAACGCGGGTGTGTCTCGGAATTGATAGCCGCGTCGCCAATGATATATGTGGCGTCGGTCTGGTTCAACTGATGCTCAGGGGTGACGACCGCGGGCAGTCGATACAGATCGGCGCGATTCTGCTATTTGGCGTGCTCGTCATCAGCCTCTCGATCTTCCAGACGGTCGTCGTGCCGTCGGAGAACAGCGGCGTCGAGTTCAACGGCTACGTGGAAGCGACCGACGACCTCGTGACCCTCCGAAACGGTCTCCTCGCCGCCGGAACCCGGGGAGGACTGGAGTCGGAGACCGTCCAGACGGGCGTCCGTTACCCCTCGCGCATGGTGTTGATCAACCCCGGTCCTCCGGCCGGCTCGCTCGAAACCACGGCGTCGGAGAACGTGACCATCGCGGGCGTCGAGGCCGTCTCGGGCGAGGAAGCGAACGTCCGCGGGTTCTGGAACACCACCGATCGGGGCGCACAGAACTACAGCACGCGGCGCGTCTCGTTCTCACCCGGCTACAACGAGGTCGAGGTTCCGCCGGTCGAAGTGTCCGGAATGGGGGCGTACCGACTCACGCCGAACGGTCCGCTCTCGATCGCCGGCCAGACGTTCATCACGGGCAATCGGATCACGCTCGTCACCGTCGACGGCGACCTCGGCGCGTCGGGCCTGTCGACGTCGGTGACGGCCTCGCCCGCCAGCGTCGCCACGCGCTCGGTCACCGTGACGGGCAACGGGAGCGACGTCACCGTGACCCTCCCCGTTCCCGGGAACGGCACCGAAGCGGCCGCCGAACAGTGGATCGACTCGTCGGAGGCGCAGACGCTGAACGACACGAACCCCAACGTCGAACGGATCGTTCCTAACGGCTCGCGCGCCGACGTCGTCCTCGACGGCTCCCGCCAGTACGAACTCCGACTCGCTCGCGTCGTCGTCCACGACAGCGGCGATTCGGGGGTGGCGGCGGAGACCGAGCCGCAGTATCTCGTCCCGCTGGCCGCCAACGGGACGACGGTGCCGACGACCGGGACACGACGGCTCGCCGTCGAGGTTCGTGACCGCTACAACAACCCTGTCGAGGGGGCGGCGGTCGACTTCAGCGCGACCGGCGGCTCGCTCGACGGCAACTCGACGGTCATCACCGGTAGCGATGGCCGTGCGAGCGTCGCGTTCGACATCGACGACGTCGACTCGGCGACGCTCGACGCCGCGATCGACGGGGCAGGCCTCCCACCCTACAACTCGACGACGATCGAGGTGTCGCGCGCGGGAGCCGGCGGCGGGTCGGGTGACGCTGCTGCGGGGACGGACGACATCAACCCGAGCCAGAGCGGCGACGTGCAGCTCACGTCCGCTCAACAGAGCGGTGACAAATCGACCGCCCGGATCACGTTCAACAACACGGGCACGGCGAACCAGACGATCGAGAAGATCCGGATCTCGTTTTATTTCGGCGGCGGCAGGGGCGGGTCGGGCAAGACGGCGACGAGCGCGACGATCGACGGGAGCTCGTTCGACATCCCCGGGACGACCAACACTCTCTCGAAGACGTTCCCGGCCGGTCAGGAGTCGTCGCTGGTGATCGACTTCGACGGGAACAGACCGGAGGTGACCGGCTCGCTGTTCGTCATGACGGTCTGGTTCGACGAGGCCGGAAAAGAGACGTACTTCATCACCGTCCCGCTGTAGCGCGGCGCGGAAGTGAGCGACGCCGGTGACCCGGCGCGCTCGGTCACTCGTCGTCTTCTTTTTCGATGACTTCGGGGTCCGCGAGCGCCGACTGCAGCGAATCCAGTCCGGAGACCCAGTCCGAGACGAGGCCGTACTCGATGTCTTCTAAGACCGTGACGTCGAGTTCGTCGTCGTCCTCGATGAGGAGCGTCCCCGCCTGGACCGTGTGGGCGAAGGCCGTGTCGAGATCCTCGTCCTCCTCGGCGGCGACGGCCGCCTCGACGTGTTCGCCGATGGTCCCCTCGGGAGCGGGACCGCCGGCGACGTACTCCTCGGCAGCGGCGAACACACAGCGGAGACTCATCTGGACACCGTCGACGAGGATGAGTTTCTCCTCGCTCTCGAACGCCGCCTCCGAGAGGACGATCTCGCCGATGTCGCGGATCTCTTCGAGGGCGACCTCGTCGTCGATGCTCCCGTCCTTGTACGCGGAGAGGACCTTCGCGACCGCGATGGCGGCGTCGTCCTGCATGTTGAACAGGAGCCGCGCCGACTCCTCGCTCTCGGGGTCGAGGTCTTCTTCGTCGACCCGTGAGAGCCAGTTCTGCCAGCGTTCCTCGGTGTAGTAGGTCTCCTCTGCCTCGGTCATACATGACCGTCTCTGCCTGTCGTCAAAGGCCTTTCCTCTCCGTGGTTCGGTGTGAGTGTATCTCACTCTCGCCGCCCGAAAGCGACGACGGACGCGGGGTCGCGCCGTCCGCGACACGCTGGCACGCTCGCGGTGCGGTCCCCCCATCGGCCGAAATCGTCGGGGGCTGTCGGTCCGCGATCGACTCAGCCGAGCGTCGATTCGGTGTCGATGCCGTACACCCGCCGGGGTGTTTCGACGTGCGCGAGCCGGACGGCGTCGTCGTACCCCTCGTCGAGGAGCGTCCGGACGCGCCGCGGGACGGTCTTCGGTCCGAGAACCGCCCCCGGACGGTCGGGGTCGTCGACGAAGTCGGTCTCCATCAGGAACGGCTCGCCCCGGTCGGCGGCCTCGCGGAGCCAGTCGGGTTCGCTCATCACGCTCGGGGTCACCCCCGCCAGCGTGCTCCCGGCGTAGTGTTTGACGACCTTCTCGCTCGGAAGGCCGCGCTCTTCGGCCCACGCGCCGACCGCCGTCAGGTCCTCGGTCGTCTCGGTGTGGAGTTGGACCGCACAGTCGCGGTCGGCACCGAGCGCGAGCGCGTGCCGGAGCACGTCGTTCGACGCCTCCCAGACGGCCTCGGGGACGTCGTAGTGGGGCCGACCGGACTTGAGCGCGAGCGCCCGGCCCTCCCCGACGTACTCCGCCGCGACGTCGAGGCCGTCGCACATGAGGTCGCGGGCGGCCCCGGGCTCGAAGCCCCGGTCGCGGACCAGCCGCGAGACGAGGCCGGGGTGGACACCGAGGACGGGCCAGGCCCGACCAGACAGCACCGTCGACGCGCGCTCGACGACCGCGAGGGTGGTCTCGAACACCGCCCGGAAGTCCTCGCCCGACTCCGCTTCGACGCCCAGGTGCCACGACGGCTTGTTAACGACGAGGAGGTGGGTGCCGCCGAGACGGGCGAAGTCCTCGACGGCATCGATTCCCCGGCCGTGTTCGGGATCGAGATGCAGGTGGTTGTCCAGTACCGGCGTGCCGAGTTCCATACCGGTCGTTCGGCGGCGTGGACAAAAGGCGGACGGGTATCTGCCTCGGTCGTCGGTGCGCCTGTCGGAGCGCCCGCCCGGCCGCTCCGGCCGGAGGCGGCGACGACGGTCCCGGCGCCGGCGACAACGCGACACGACCAGGTTCGCCCGTCGAAACGTCAGACTTTCGTGAGAGTGTGTAACACGGTAACGTATGAGGTTCGACGGCGGGTTTCCGAACGGACGAGTGACGTGCCACACCGCGAACGGGGCCGTGGAACGCCGGCCCGACGACCGTGCGTCGACGTGGAGGTGCGGCCCGTGATCCGCCGGCTGTTGACGCTTCCGTTCCGGCTCCTGGGAGTCGTCTTCGAGTTCGCGGTCGTCCTCGTGATGGTCGAGTTCTTCGGACTGACGCTGTACCTCTGGTGGGCGAACGAGGCGGCGCTGGACGCGTTCTTGACCGGCGTCCGTACCCCCGCGGCATTCGTGAGCTTCCTCCTGGCCGCGCCCGACCGGTCGCTCGTCGCCGGCGGACTCGCCGTTTTGGCTGTCTTCCTCGTCCTGAGCGGTGAGTCGGGGACGGGTACGAGCCACGTCCACGACGGCGGGTTCGGTGGCGACGGTGGTGTCGGCGGGTTCGGTGGCGACGGTGGCGACGGCGGCGGCGGTGGCGGCGGCGAGTAAGTATCTCCCCCCCGTCGCTCTGTGGAGAACGCTCTGCATCGCCAGGGGACTGCCACCCCGCGTCGGCGGCAGCGGGCTCAGACGCCGGGGACACCGAACGCCGACAGCGAGCCGATCCCGAACAGCGAGAGCACCGCGATGACGACGAGCGACGCGACCCAGGCGACGAGGCCGATCCCCACCGCGGCCCCCCAGCCGCCTGGGTACCGCCAGTTCACCACCGCGACGTAAGCGGCGAGCGTGAGCAGGACCCCCACGAGCGGGATCCAGCCGAGGAAGAGACCGACGACTGCCCAGACGACCGCACCGACGAGCGCCGTGACGACGGCGTGTCCGAAGTCGGCCTCGTCGACGACGACGCGCGCGCCGACGTAGATCCCGAAGCCACCGACGAGGAGGCTCACGACGAACCCCACGAGCGAATCGAGCAGTGCCATACGTGACGGACGACCGCAGGGAGCAAAAGTCGGCCGGTCGTCACTCTCCGAGCGTGACGTGTTCGGTGGCGGCGTTGGGGAGGGCGTCGGAGCGCCCGTGGGAACCCGGCGCGATCGCGACGGTTCGGAGCCCGTACTCGTTCGCGACTTCGAGGGCGGGCTTGAAATCCGTGTCGCGGGAGGCGATCGCGACGACGTCGGCCCGGGACTCGACGACCAGCCGCGTGAGGTCGACGGCGAGTTTGACATCGACGTCGCCGCTCGTGACGATCACGTCGAAGCCTCGTGCTTCGGCGGCCTGGATGAGCCCCGGGGTGGCGTGTTCGTCCACGTACAGCCGGGTGGCGGCGAGGCGGCCGTACGAGCGGGCGGCCGCCCGCAGGTCGTCGAGGTCGACGTCGAACTCGTCGCGGAGGACGTTCGGGCCGTCGACGAACAGCGCCACCCGTGGCTCCGACGCCGATTCCTCGGCGAACAGCCGACGGAGGAGTGTCATGCGACGGCTACCGTCGACCGGGACAAATGTGTGGTGATTCGACCCCGATTTGGGTCGGAGTTCGGACAACCTCCATGTCTCCCCGCTTCCTCGGGAGGGGTATGAGGAGACAGACACGCCGCCGGTTCGTCGCCGCCACGGCGCTCGCGGTCGCGGGGATCGCCGGCTGTACGGGACGGACGGGCTCGGCGGGAGCCGGCACCGAGGGCACGAGCGGGGGAGCGACGGAGCCGGGCGACACGGACGGGCGGACGACGGGGTCCAGCGAGTCCCTCGACAGCCACCCCGCCGCGGCGGGACTCGACGCGCAACCGACGCTCGGACCGAGGGAGGCGACGGCGACGATCGTCGCGTTCGAGGACCCTTCGTGTCCGCGCTGTCGGGCGTTCGAGCGGAACACCGTACCGCGGATCCGCGACGAACTCGTCGCCACCGGGCAGGCGCGGTTCGTCGCGCGGACCTACCCCGTCGTCTACCCGTGGGGCGAACCCGCGGTCCAGGCGCTCGAATCGACGTTCGCCCGGTCGTCGGAGGCGTTCTGGGGGCTGTTCGCACACTACTTCGCCGACCAGGACGCCTTCTCGACCGACAACGTGCTCCCCCGGACGGAGGAGTGGCTCGCGGCGAACACCGATCTCGACGGGGCCGCGGTGGTCGCCGACGCCGAGGCCGGCGCGTACGACGACGCCGTACAGGTTGATCTCGACGCGGGCGAGGCCGCGGGCGTCGGCCGGACGACCCCGACCGTCTTCCTGTTCCGCGACGGCGAGTACGTGACTCGCGCGGGCGGGAGCGTCAGCTTCGACCTGCTCACGTCGGCGCTGGGACTGTGACGGTGCGACTGCTGGGCGTCGGGCTTCCCACGACGCGGTCGGACGTGCGGCTGGTCGCCCGGACCACACGGCTCGTGCTCTCGGTCCCGGTGTACGCGCTGTTCGCCACGCTCGTGGCCCTCGCGACGCTCTCGGCGTTCGTGCTCTCGCAGAACCTCGCGCTCGTCGGCGACGTCGTGCTCGGTGGGTCGCTCCCCCTCGCCGCCCGCCTCCGCGTCCTCGTCGAACTGTACCCGTTCGTCGGGACCTCGTACAGCCTCTTGTCGGGAACGGCGCTCGTCGTGGTCGCGGCGCTCACCGGGGTCGATCTCGCGATGGTCGCGTACCACGTCCGCGAACACGGCCTCTCCGCGGAGGGAAGCGGCGGCAGTGCGGCGGGCGTCGTCCTCGGCGCGCTCGGAGCGGGCTGTGCGGCCTGCGGGTCGGCGGTGCTCGCCGGCGTGCTCTCGCTCGTCGGCGCGTCGGGGCTCGCGCTGTTGCTCCCCTTCGACGGCGTGGAGTTCGCGGTCCTCGCGAGCGTGGCGCTCGTCCTGTCGATGTACTGGCTCGCCGACGGGATGCGGGGCGGGTCCATCAACGGCTGCCCGGTCGATCCGTAACCGGGTCGAGAGCCGACCCCGTGGTGCCCAGTCATCCGTTGCTCAGTACCACTAGTATTGCCTATCACACCTTATTTCCGTTTAGAAGGCTATATCTTTACACTTATGTGGTTGGAGGGGGCAGAAGTTGATATGAACGACAGTATGGGGGATAATGACCCATCATCGTTTATTGTTATAGATTCGATGAACGACCACGGTGCTATCACAGTACAGCCCGTCGACGGCCACGCGACGTATCACGTCGTCGACTACGAGGACGGGACGACGCGCGAACGTCTCGCCTCGCTCACCGAGGGCGCACAGATCCGAATGTCCGTCGAGCGCGCCGGCGTCCGCGCGAACGTCTGGAAGGCGACGAAACTCGTCGCCGGCTCGGCCAAACCCACCCCCGTTCGCGTCTGACGACTCGCCGATTCGGGTCCCCTCGTTTCATCTTCGCCCCCCACACGCTTCGTCGTTCTTCCTCGTCCCCGACTGCCCTCTCGTTCCACGTTCCCCCGACCGCCGGCCCGTATCGCGATCAGCAGGAGAACAGGCCGCCGCTCAGCACCGGCGCATGACGCTCGACATGTCCGCGAAGGTCGCAGTTCGTCGGTGTTCGGCGCGGGGCTCGTTCCCCGCTCCCTCGCCAAAAATAGTTACTACATCCATAGTAACTTCTCTGCGTCCGGCGTGATAACTGTACTGTTCCGGGCGACGATTCGACCGAACTCGGTCGTCGGGGAGCCGCTCGTCCGGGATCGACCGCTGAAGGGCCTGTAAACGCCGCTTCGTCCTGCCGACTCGTCCCGCCTGCGACGGTCCTGTCGACTCGCCGCGTCTCCCGATACCAAAGCATTAATTCGACGCCCACTATCCCCCCGGTATGGCCCTTCGGAAGCCGCCGCTGCGGGACGTTCACGCCGACCGGGGAGCGACGTTCACCGAGTTCGGCGGGTGGGAGATGCCCGTGGAGTTCGGCTCCATCAGACGTGAACACACCGCCGTTCGCGAGCGGGCGGGGATATTCGACGTCTCACACATGAGCGAGATCGAAGTGACCGGTCCCGACGCGACGGCGCTGATGCAACGTCTCACCACGAACGACGTGACGGCGTTGGATCCCGGCGACTCGCAGTACGCGGCGATCACGGACGCCGAAGGAGTCATCATCGACGACACGATCGTCTACCGACTCCCGTCGGCCGACGGTGCCGAGCCGACGTACCTCTTCGTCCCGAACGCGGGCCACGACGGAGAGATGTCCGAGCGCTGGACCACCCACCGCGACGACTGGGGGCTCGACGCACGAGTCGAAAACACGACCGAGGAGTGGGCCATGTTCGCGGTGCAGGGGCCCGACTCCCCCGGACTCGTCACCGACGCGATCGGCGCGGTTCCGGACATCGTTCGCTCGGAGGCCACCGAGGCGACGATCGCGGAGACGCGGTGCCTCGTCTCGCGGACGGGCTACACCGGCGAGGACGGCTTCGAGGTGCTCTGCCCCTGGAGCGGGGCCGAGGCGGTGTGGAACGCGTTCGTCGACGACGACGCGTGCCAGCCGTGCGGGCTCGGTGCGCGGGACACCCTGCGGATCGAGATGGGCTTTCTCCTCTCGGGGCAGGACTTCCACCCCACCGAGGAGCCCCGGAACCCCTACGAGGCCGGCATCGGCTTCGCGGTCAAACTCGATACGGAGTTCGTCGGCCGGGACGCGCTCGAACGCGTCGAGGCCGAGGGCGTCGACGAGCGGTTCGTCGGTATCGAACTCCTCGACCGCGGCGTGGCCCGTCACGGCTACGACCTCACGAACGAGGCCGGCGACCGCGTCGGCCACGTCACCAGCGGGACGATGAGCCCGACGCTCTCGAAGCCCGTCGCGCTCGGCTACCTCCCCGTCGACGACGCCGACCCCGGCACCCGCGTCAACGTCGTCGTCCGCGGCGAGCCCAAGCGGGGGAAAGTCGTCGTCCCGCCCTTCATCGACCAGTAACACACCCATGTTCGAAGTTCCTGACGACAGACGGTACCTGGAATCGCACGAGTGGATTACGACCGACGCGCCCACGCGCGTCGGCATCACGGAGTTCGCACAGGACGAACTCGGCGACGTAGTGTTCGTCGAACTCCCCGAGGTGGGCGACTCAGTGACGGCGGGCGAGTCGTTCGGCGTCGTCGAGTCGATCAAGGCCGTCTCCGACCTCTACGCGCCGGTCTCGGGCGAGGTCGTCTCGGTGAACGAGGAGCTGTTCGACCGGCCGGAGCTGGTCAACGAGGATCCGTTCGGCGACGGCTGGATGCTCGAACTCGACGCGGAGGTGGACGGAGCCGACGACCTCCTCTCCGCCGAGGAGTACCGCGAGCAGATCGAATGACCGGGAGTCCGTACGCACCACACACGG
This Salinigranum marinum DNA region includes the following protein-coding sequences:
- a CDS encoding type IV pilin, which gives rise to MSDADTRRGQIEGVGVVLLTGLVVVAISTFGVFYLGSLGDDPEPRVALDVGLTPAAGNVTVTVTHGGGTAFDTDEVFVVLRDEGGNETRPTLSAGTLTGSTAATFDAGETWTYTWNSTANYADGDRLRVLVVHNATGSVPFNSPVTIDDKERGALAPEYEPPTAVAGGGGGGGGGGGGGGGGGGGTRDPGSAYLDYDGNRLYDSGTADTKVDLTDNDNGDVAYSAPSGPILVVPDSVSGGELRARNGKVRLEADSVDVDVGLTSTTSTVDVVARSGAVYVGTGDTLSGQNGAVMIDAAGDIVAHGATFDSDTSAVSLTAAAMALGGATVDARNGPITVDASGDIDVNGTTFDSATSKIELSGATLDLTAATVTADNNAVRVDAGGDMTADDATLSSGTSAVDVSGNAVHLRGATVTSDNNAVSIDASGPVEAAGTTVFRSANTLSITGTSIDVSGGGLESTNRGLTLTATAGDIDIRDADLATASQWQDAVADVTGAGTVSLDGFKLTGDKRLDIRPDGAYTPRSSKYKNTVE
- a CDS encoding DsbA family protein, with product MRRQTRRRFVAATALAVAGIAGCTGRTGSAGAGTEGTSGGATEPGDTDGRTTGSSESLDSHPAAAGLDAQPTLGPREATATIVAFEDPSCPRCRAFERNTVPRIRDELVATGQARFVARTYPVVYPWGEPAVQALESTFARSSEAFWGLFAHYFADQDAFSTDNVLPRTEEWLAANTDLDGAAVVADAEAGAYDDAVQVDLDAGEAAGVGRTTPTVFLFRDGEYVTRAGGSVSFDLLTSALGL
- a CDS encoding TatD family hydrolase, whose amino-acid sequence is MELGTPVLDNHLHLDPEHGRGIDAVEDFARLGGTHLLVVNKPSWHLGVEAESGEDFRAVFETTLAVVERASTVLSGRAWPVLGVHPGLVSRLVRDRGFEPGAARDLMCDGLDVAAEYVGEGRALALKSGRPHYDVPEAVWEASNDVLRHALALGADRDCAVQLHTETTEDLTAVGAWAEERGLPSEKVVKHYAGSTLAGVTPSVMSEPDWLREAADRGEPFLMETDFVDDPDRPGAVLGPKTVPRRVRTLLDEGYDDAVRLAHVETPRRVYGIDTESTLG
- a CDS encoding Ig-like domain-containing protein — protein: MLRGDDRGQSIQIGAILLFGVLVISLSIFQTVVVPSENSGVEFNGYVEATDDLVTLRNGLLAAGTRGGLESETVQTGVRYPSRMVLINPGPPAGSLETTASENVTIAGVEAVSGEEANVRGFWNTTDRGAQNYSTRRVSFSPGYNEVEVPPVEVSGMGAYRLTPNGPLSIAGQTFITGNRITLVTVDGDLGASGLSTSVTASPASVATRSVTVTGNGSDVTVTLPVPGNGTEAAAEQWIDSSEAQTLNDTNPNVERIVPNGSRADVVLDGSRQYELRLARVVVHDSGDSGVAAETEPQYLVPLAANGTTVPTTGTRRLAVEVRDRYNNPVEGAAVDFSATGGSLDGNSTVITGSDGRASVAFDIDDVDSATLDAAIDGAGLPPYNSTTIEVSRAGAGGGSGDAAAGTDDINPSQSGDVQLTSAQQSGDKSTARITFNNTGTANQTIEKIRISFYFGGGRGGSGKTATSATIDGSSFDIPGTTNTLSKTFPAGQESSLVIDFDGNRPEVTGSLFVMTVWFDEAGKETYFITVPL
- the hmgB gene encoding hydroxymethylglutaryl-CoA synthase; translated protein: MTSVGIDAIEIWTGKLKLDLPNTFAPTKGDDPEKYTKGLGLHASSMPDVYEDIVTMGANAAKRLMDRRGLAPDDIGRIDVATESAFDNSKPVSTYIAGCLEQTFEGDFHHANKGERKFACVAGTQSIDDAYNWIKAGRHRGRSALVIATDTALYARGDPGEATQGAGAVAMLISEEPDVVELSTEQGYGSADETDFLKPNQQFPSVDGKRSMKVYLARMREALEDYESVVGRTHSDDFAYIPFHTPFPGMVRRAALLGYRHMTRDTEIEDDLAAEIGRQPREDEFDSWEAYEDAIRDYMDGLKGTEQYRDWYARTIDPTLTLAGQVGNWYTGSVHIARASALKMAAETGRGLSGERLLVGSYGSGAQAEIHAETVREGWKEEIQQLNIDEQIARRYDLSFDEYEQVHDVHNHDKEIDVEEFTQPGGEFVFAGWGRMNERKYEYVA
- the gcvT gene encoding glycine cleavage system aminomethyltransferase GcvT, with the protein product MALRKPPLRDVHADRGATFTEFGGWEMPVEFGSIRREHTAVRERAGIFDVSHMSEIEVTGPDATALMQRLTTNDVTALDPGDSQYAAITDAEGVIIDDTIVYRLPSADGAEPTYLFVPNAGHDGEMSERWTTHRDDWGLDARVENTTEEWAMFAVQGPDSPGLVTDAIGAVPDIVRSEATEATIAETRCLVSRTGYTGEDGFEVLCPWSGAEAVWNAFVDDDACQPCGLGARDTLRIEMGFLLSGQDFHPTEEPRNPYEAGIGFAVKLDTEFVGRDALERVEAEGVDERFVGIELLDRGVARHGYDLTNEAGDRVGHVTSGTMSPTLSKPVALGYLPVDDADPGTRVNVVVRGEPKRGKVVVPPFIDQ
- a CDS encoding DUF2150 family protein; protein product: MTEAEETYYTEERWQNWLSRVDEEDLDPESEESARLLFNMQDDAAIAVAKVLSAYKDGSIDDEVALEEIRDIGEIVLSEAAFESEEKLILVDGVQMSLRCVFAAAEEYVAGGPAPEGTIGEHVEAAVAAEEDEDLDTAFAHTVQAGTLLIEDDDELDVTVLEDIEYGLVSDWVSGLDSLQSALADPEVIEKEDDE
- a CDS encoding NYN domain-containing protein, with amino-acid sequence MTLLRRLFAEESASEPRVALFVDGPNVLRDEFDVDLDDLRAAARSYGRLAATRLYVDEHATPGLIQAAEARGFDVIVTSGDVDVKLAVDLTRLVVESRADVVAIASRDTDFKPALEVANEYGLRTVAIAPGSHGRSDALPNAATEHVTLGE